The Chryseobacterium indologenes genomic sequence AACTTTTATACTCTGCTCTACGGTTTTAACAATAAAAGGGCGCCTGGAGTTATGAGCTACCTCAAAATAAGCCTCTCCCTTCATATTAATCTCTCGTGTTGAACAGCTGAAGCTTACGGGAAAAGAAATGGACGATTCAGAATTAAGAATCACTTTTGCACCGTCAGGTAAATAAAGACTATACTGTCCTCCCCTGGGAACAGTAACCTGCACAGTTTCGTTATTCTTAGTATCGGCAATTTTTTCACCTCCCGAATAATGTATCGCTTTTTCATCGGTTATAATTCCATTTTTACGATCTGATAAGTTGTAGGATTTACCAGAAGACAGTGAAAGGACAGCTGTATGTCTTGCCGGTATTATGTCATCTTTTGCAATGCTGGAAGTAGTTTTTTGTAACTCTTTCGGATTTCTGATAAAAAGACATAGGAAAATATACCTACCATAAGAAGTACTGCGGCTGATATATATGGAAATATCCTTTTGACCAACGTTTTGCGGGTATTATTTCTTCGAGTAATTTTATAAATATGGATGTCGGTACGGCTAAGTGTTTTCTCAAGGCCTACAGGATTACTGGCCTCATCCTGCTGTTCCTGTTCTATGGCTCTGAGAATAAGAGAGTGGATATCTTTCGGGTTACCAACAAGGGAAAAATGATCAAGGAGCCTTTTATATTCTTCTTTGGTAATCATCCCGATAAATATTTTTCAAAAAGTTCCTGCATATCCGGATGTGTTTTTAATATTTGTTTTAGGATAATATGGAATTAGGCTATAAATCAATAGCTCTGGAAAGCATAAAAAATAGAAATCATATATAATCTCCTGTATTTCAGTGAGATTATTTTTGAGCATTATAAATTATTATTGAAAAAAAAACAGGGAGTGACTTATTATAATTTTTGAGAAAGAATTTATTGGCTTTTGTGATGTGATCATTAACAGCTGCTTCAGAAATAGAAAACATACTGCTTACCTCTTTATAACTTTTGCCTTCCAGTTTACACAGGCTAAAAACAGCTTTTCTCTGTGGGGGAAGCTGATCAATGGTACGCATAAGCTCCTGATCCGCCATAATCTGAGTGCCAAGTTCCTGCGGATCATGTTCTGTAATGACATTGAGCCAAAAACGCTCTACCAATTCTCTGTCATGGGCCAGTTTTCTGAAATATTCAGCTGATAGATGGGTTGCTATAGTATGAAGATAGGCAGCAAAAGAAAGATCGGTTTTATTCTTTTTCGGTGCTCCTAAACACTGACGAAAACTTCCTGTAAAATTTCCTGGGTATTGTCCCAGGATTTTAAAATTCTAAAAAGTTTTCTTGCCAATGTCTCTTTATACTTGTCGTAGAGGAGTTCAAATGCAATTCCATCGCCCTCCCGAAGCCTAAGCAGCAGTTCCTTTTCATCGATAGCATCATGGGATTTCATAACGGTATAAAGCTATTGGTAGAGTAAAAGTAAAAAATCATTCTGTGATTATTGAATTATTTTTCAATAACAATCACCTAATGTATGAGTTTCATATTATAGAGAATTCAGGTCTTTATTGGGTAATAGATCAATATTGTGCCGCTGACCTAAGCTGATCATATGCGCGATCAGACTTTAGAGAATCTGGAAACTTTAGTAAGATCAATACCGTACCTTTTAAAAGTTTTATACAGCGTTGAATATTTACCAAACTTCTGATGTAACGCAATTTCTTTTAATGTCTTGGAGGTAAAAAGAATCTCCCCTATAGCTTCTATTACTTTCGTTTTCATATAATAACTATAGAAAGTATCACCCCAATACGATTTGGAATCTCTTTGAAGCTTATTAAAGCTTATTTCTTTTTCTTTGATCCATTCTCGGAGTGAAGGGTTTAGAAGAGGGTCATACTGTTCTAATAGTTCAGATAAATAAGCGTAGCGACCAGGAGAGATGATGACTGTATCTCTGACAACGGAGCACTCTGATAAACACATAAACAGTTGTTGTGCACTATTAACCCATAATATGCCACTGACTGAATAAAAGTCAGGCAAAATAACAAAGTGCCTATGAAAAGCAGCGGGAGACTCAAGAGGTATACTTTTATCTTTAGGAAGATAATCAAATACTTGAGAAAGTACCGGATCTTTTGGGATAACTTCACTTAGTGATTTAGTGTCGCCATATACAATCCGATTGTAAAATGGTATTTCTTTTGGGAGCCATCCGAAATTCTTAAAGCATTCTACATATAGCTGTGTTACATACTTGACCTTGTCAGCTAAATGGCAGGTATTATCAGTATAAACTGCTGTTTTAACAACAGGAAGTTCAGAAAAACGCGCCATAGATTGCTCCATGAGCTTGTCGAACAATTGAATAGTATGTGCATTCATTTGACCTCCTTCTTAAAAATTCCTCGTCATTTATTAATTAATACAACTCTAAGACTTTGTAATGTAAAAGCTTATCAGTATCTAAATTATATTTTTATAATCAAACAAGGAAATATTTATAAGAAATTATTGTCAGCAAATACGATCAGAACTTAATGGGGCTTATAAAGCTGATGGGGTACATGAAAACCGTTATCGTCTTTTTACTATTACCTGATATTCCTTCTTTTCTTTTTTTTCCTAGGTACCGGAATGTATTCCGGATCAATATCATTTCCGTCTCCCAGCCTTAACAGTGAAAACAGACCTGCTGCTAATTCAGTTATGGTAAATATCTGTTCTAAAGCGGAAAATGGAATATGATTTTTTTGAGAAAACTCTTTGCATATTTCATTCATCTCCCGCAAAAGATCCTTATCATCCCATTTGTTTGTGAGAGGATTTTTAAACCGATGAGAACGGATCGCCTTTTCAAGTGCATCTACAACAGAATCCAAATATTTTTTTCTTTTCCAAAGCAAAAACATCTGCATTTGTCAAAAGTGCTGTGTTTTTGCCTTTAAGCTGAACATTTTCTTTTTTTAGATCTGTTATTTCTTTGTGAAGCTCTGTAATCTGTCTTGTTTTACTATCAAGCTCATTACTGTTTTTTAGTAATTCCGTGTTATACAACTTAAAAGTATTGCCAAAATTAGCGATCGTCTCTTTGGTCTTGATTTGCTGCACTCCAAAAAAATTAGTGTCATTAACAATAAGGTCGTTGAACTTTCCAGAACCGAGATGCTTTTTCATTTGATCTACTTTCTCTTCCAATGCTTTTAGTTCCTCTTCTTTTTTTTGTATTTTGAATTCAACCGCTTCCAGTCTCCCTATTGATCCTGAAATCCCTCTTTCCATACCCAAACACTCAGCAGCCAGATCCTGCATTTTAGAATAATGGAAAGATTGGTGTTTTAACGTTTTACCCGTCTTCGGATCCTGCCAGTCTGCAACAAGATGCGCATGGAAATTTGGTTTCCACTCTTTTGATTCTTTATCAAAGTGTCCTTCATCTTTATGGATGGCGATCTGAAATACTCGTATTCCGAGTTCCTGTTCCAGTCTTTTAGAGAGATCATGAAGGTCTTGAATCGTTGTATCTTCTTTTATAACCACTACTGCTTCACGCACAGGCATAGCATTTTTCTGTAATTTTCTTCCTGATTTTTCTTTACAGTAAGCTTCTATTTTTTGAATCCTGTCCGTTATTTTATCTTCCTGCCAGTATTGATTTAGGGGAGTCAGCTCTTTGCGGATATAATCAAAAGTTTTCCTGCGGAAATTATGAACTTCAGAATCGGATTTAACAGCTTTAAAATTGATGGATGTTTTCATAAAAGTTGGCTTAAACTAATTTTCATAACTTTGGATCAACATAAATGTCTAGTTTATATTGTTGATTGATTCAATTCAATCGTCTTCTGATTGAGCATTCTAAAAGACTGCTTTTTTAGCCCCTGCGGGCGAAGTAGAAACTTTGTTGGAAGGGTACCGACCTTCAAAGTTGCGAATGAGCTCCTAACTTTTGCAGACAGTTGGTAAAAAGCACAGTGCTACATTCTCCTGCGCACACCTTTTTTATCCTGTTTGTTTCGTCTCTGCACTCATTTTGTTTTTCTATATGTTCGTTTTTCGATGCAGTTGTTATCTGTGTATTGATTGTCTCATGAGGATGATTCTTTCTTTTTGCGATGAGATACTCGTTTAAGTCTTTATGCTCCGAATAGATGTGGGAGAAGTCTTTGGCATGGGGGACGCGATCAATGATCGTATCCCTGCACCCCATTCCGGTTTTATCATTGTCCAAAAACAGGCTGATCTCTGAATACGAATCAATCACCGTTAAAGCCTTTTTAAGCATTGCCGTAGAATTTAATATCAGCAGATCTCCCTGAAAAGATTTCTGCATTTCGATAAAGGACAGGGCATCGGTAAACCCTTCAAAAACGGCCACTTTCCGGTTAGGGATGTTGTTTCCGGTTTCGTTACTATTGATTGCCGCAGGATTCGAAAAGAAAGGTAAAACCGAAATATCCTTTTTAAGTAAAGCCCCTTTGTAGAAAGCATTTCTAAGCTCCCAACCGTCAGAGTTATTCTTAAATCCTATCGCATAAAGCTGTTTATTTTCTATGGTAAACCACAATTCTTTGATAAAAGGATACACTTTCGCACTTAAGCCCCGCTCATGGAGATAGGATAAAAGATTGGGATGAGCAATATCCATAATCCTGTCTATACGGTAATTAGGATTGGATTTTAATGTCTTGTTTTGCTGGTGAAAAGAAGAAAAGTTTTGATCGGATGCCCACGCTAAAGCTTCTTTTACCGATGTATTTAGGTATTTCTGAATAAAATCGGTAGTAGTACCGCCAGCTCCTTCTGAAAAGAGATACCAAAGATTATTCGGCTTATCCACTTTAAAAGAGGCACGGGATTCAGGACCAAAAGGACTGAGATACCATGCTTCTTTTTCATTTTGTCGGGTTGGAAGGTGTCCGAGAAAAGCGAGGACTTCTTCCAGCCCTATGGAATTTAATTGCTTACAGTTCATTTGCTATATCTATTTTTCAGAATATAGCAAAGCGAATAAAGTGAGGGGGAAGTATGACATTGAGTGGCTGTATTTGTCCTTCGGTTTCCTAATCACTCAATCTTATAATTACTGCATTAAGTCAATAAAGGAAAAATACTGCCCGTCAATACATCCTTAAAATAATACTGGAATTCATTGAGTTAATTTGTCATATCGCTGACATTATAGCTTTATATATTGCTGACAAATTAAATCATAAAATTATATGAAGATGAAATCATTACACGCTAACATGATGACTTTATAATTTGTGATGCTCCTAAAATGGTAATTAGCTGTAACGTAAAATAACTGACTGTATTACGAGTTGAAACTATGACAGTATAATATTTTTAGAGAAAACGGTATGTATATATAAAAAGAGAATGAGCGATTAATCGATCCCTACTTTCTATCGGCTGAGATGATAGGAATTAAGGAGATAATTGCAGAAAAAGTTGATCTTCAGAGAGAATGGAGATATGGAATAGATTTAATCTTTAGGGAGCTCTAGGAAGAAAGAACTTCCTAAATCCTTTCCGGCACTTTTGGCCCATACCTTTCCATGATGCAGATCGGCAAGTATTTTTGCAGAATAAAGACCAAGACCATGAGACCTTTCATTTGCGGTAGGTCTTGATGATAGACAGGAGAATTTTTTAAAAAGTAAGCCAATTTCAGAGGGGCAAATCCCCTGGCCCTGATCTGTCACACTAAAAACCACCGTATGTGGCTGTTCCTCACATTTAAGGGTGATTTTTGAACCTGCTGATGAATATTTAGATGCATTGCTGAGAAAATTGCCCAAAATATCGATGATACGCTGTTTGTCTCCCGTAATGTTCAAATTGCCAGTGCTGAAAACGTCCAGATGTTGTTCTTTATTTTTTAGAATATGGCTGAAATTTTTGCTTAAACAATTGATGATGTCACCCGTTTCAAAGGAAACGATCGAGAGATGCATATATTTCCCCTCTGAAAGATCATCTTTAAGCATGTTGCTGATATTATATTCTATCGATTTTGCTTTCTCAAAAATGGTTGAAGCAAATTTATATCTCGATTCGGTTTTCGGCGTTTGCCTCTGGATCTGTTGAGCCGAAAGAGTAATAACTGTTAGTGGATTAAATAAATCATGAGCAACATGGTGAAAGCGGTCATCAGCCACTTTAGCTAACATACGTTTTGCTTTCATAGACTCTAATTTATCCAGCGCCAAAGACACCAGTTTTTTAAGGATAGAGCACTGTAAATCGGTGACTTCCTTTCTTGGTACACTGTCTATAACACAGACAGTACCGATTCTATATCCATCCTCGGTCACTATGGGTGCTCCTGCATAGAATCGTATACCTCCATCACAACAAACATATGGATTCTCTCTAAGATCATCATAAAGATGGGTATCATATATAATCGTAATATCATCAGATAGAACGGTAAGGGAACATAGACTGTGCTGTCTTTCTACATGATTACTGGGAAATGAGCTTAGATTAGCTTTAAAGAAAACTGTTTCGGAATCAACAAAATTGACGAAGGCTCCTGATGAACCAAAAATATCTGCTGCAATACCTGCAATTGTATCAAATGCGGGGTTATTATGTGTTTCCATCACACCATATGTTGCCAGTTTAGTGATTCTGGCCTGATCGTCTTCGGGAATATAGGATGACTGAGTAAAAATTTCCCCATAGCTATTTATTTTTAAAGGTAAATATAAGTAAAAGTTGGGTATTCTTAACCAGGGATTTAAGGGTATCTCATTGAGTATGTTTAATCCTCCTGTGAGAATGTATTTATCCCAGAATTCCGTACTGGTCATACTTCATTAACTTTTCTAGGACAACGAAGGACAAATACTGCCTTTCAATACATTTGAACAATAACATTTGAATTCATTGAGTTAATTTGTCATATCGCTGGCATTATAACTTTATATATCACTATCAAATTAGAATTGTAAATGATATGAGGCTGAAATGAAAACCTATTCATATGATGACATTATAATTTGTTATGCTTAAATAGTGATCCTAAGATCTAGCGTAAGCTGATTATAGAACTGGCTGAAACTGTAATACTGTAAAAGTTCACAATAAAAAAATGCATAGCCCGCAAATATTACAAACATTTAATCTTTCAATGTATGAAAAATGAAAACCTAAATCCTCAAAACAAAGAAAATGATTCTCATGAGCAAGAAGGAAATTCAAATGAGAATGATAAAAGGTCGGAAACAAATAATATTACCCAGCCTGTAACTGATGATGATTATTTAAAGCGTGCGATGTCAGCTGACATCCCAAATGATACTGAACCGATCAGAAATCAATCACGTGTCAGTGGAACCAGGCTGTCAAAGTCTTTGAGAGTAACGGAGAAAGAATATTTTGAGACCTTCTTTAAAATTCCAAAACAAAACGCAAGCAAAGGAAGAACTGTATACATCCGTCCTGAATTCCACCAGAAGTTTTTAAAGCTGATAGCAGGACTTGAAATTGACCGGCTCACCATGTATGCTTACGTTGATAATATTATTGAGCATCATTTTAAGGAATTTGAAGAATTAATCCACAAGATATATAAGGACAGAAATAAACCTCTGTTCTAACGATTGATAGCAGACTAACAGAAATATTATTTATGGATGATATAGATAGCAAATGTAGTTTTAAAAAAAATTATTGGGTACTTTTTACCAATAATGATTTAATAAAACTGCCGAATTCCTCCACAGCGTCGCTTGACGCTCCGGTGGAACGTTTCAATATTTTTAGGTTCTGATCAGTAAAAACAACAAGTGGTATGGCAGAATAATCATACTGTGCATTTAATTTAAGATCATCATCTCTATTGATGATAAACTGATCCCAATCCATTTTTTTCAACTTTTAAGGCGTTCAGCCAGTCTTCTTTTTTCTGTCAATAGAGATACTGGCAATATAAAAATCAGGAGATTTAAATTCTTTCTTTATTTTTCTTATCTGAGGAATTTCCGAGCGGCAGGGAATACACCAGCTGGCCCAAAAAACAAGCATATTCAATTTTTTATTTCGATTAATATTTGCTTTTACTACGCTGTTGGGTCCTTTTAGGCTTAATGGATCAGTTGTTTCGTCTCCTTCCTTCATGTAGCTCGCATACTTCTGCAAAATCTTTGCCTGGGAAGAAGACTGTACCCTCTGATCAAAGTGACTTATAAGTTCTTTCAATTCGGATCTATGGTAGAAACTTTTATTTTTTTCTATTTCACCCAATAGAAAAAAAGAGGATG encodes the following:
- a CDS encoding FecR domain-containing protein; protein product: MQVTVPRGGQYSLYLPDGAKVILNSESSISFPVSFSCSTREINMKGEAYFEVAHNSRRPFIVKTVEQSIKVWGLNLISIPIVLKMSSQHYRDILTSLTLNLI
- a CDS encoding toprim domain-containing protein; the protein is MNCKQLNSIGLEEVLAFLGHLPTRQNEKEAWYLSPFGPESRASFKVDKPNNLWYLFSEGAGGTTTDFIQKYLNTSVKEALAWASDQNFSSFHQQNKTLKSNPNYRIDRIMDIAHPNLLSYLHERGLSAKVYPFIKELWFTIENKQLYAIGFKNNSDGWELRNAFYKGALLKKDISVLPFFSNPAAINSNETGNNIPNRKVAVFEGFTDALSFIEMQKSFQGDLLILNSTAMLKKALTVIDSYSEISLFLDNDKTGMGCRDTIIDRVPHAKDFSHIYSEHKDLNEYLIAKRKNHPHETINTQITTASKNEHIEKQNECRDETNRIKKVCAGECSTVLFTNCLQKLGAHSQL
- a CDS encoding GAF domain-containing sensor histidine kinase codes for the protein MTSTEFWDKYILTGGLNILNEIPLNPWLRIPNFYLYLPLKINSYGEIFTQSSYIPEDDQARITKLATYGVMETHNNPAFDTIAGIAADIFGSSGAFVNFVDSETVFFKANLSSFPSNHVERQHSLCSLTVLSDDITIIYDTHLYDDLRENPYVCCDGGIRFYAGAPIVTEDGYRIGTVCVIDSVPRKEVTDLQCSILKKLVSLALDKLESMKAKRMLAKVADDRFHHVAHDLFNPLTVITLSAQQIQRQTPKTESRYKFASTIFEKAKSIEYNISNMLKDDLSEGKYMHLSIVSFETGDIINCLSKNFSHILKNKEQHLDVFSTGNLNITGDKQRIIDILGNFLSNASKYSSAGSKITLKCEEQPHTVVFSVTDQGQGICPSEIGLLFKKFSCLSSRPTANERSHGLGLYSAKILADLHHGKVWAKSAGKDLGSSFFLELPKD
- a CDS encoding DUF3408 domain-containing protein; translation: MKNENLNPQNKENDSHEQEGNSNENDKRSETNNITQPVTDDDYLKRAMSADIPNDTEPIRNQSRVSGTRLSKSLRVTEKEYFETFFKIPKQNASKGRTVYIRPEFHQKFLKLIAGLEIDRLTMYAYVDNIIEHHFKEFEELIHKIYKDRNKPLF